The Betaproteobacteria bacterium genome contains the following window.
TGCTGGGCGCGTTGACCGTGGTGACTTCGGCGCGGTCTTTTCCATTGCGACAAGTGCGGGCGGAGGCGGTTATGGGGTTACTTACTGTTCTTGTAGGGGACGCTGCTCATTGCGTTCACCCCTTGGCGGGACAGGGCGTGAATTTGGGCTTTCGCGACGTGGAAGCTCTGGCGAGGGTGCTAGGGGAACGCCCCCTTGGCACCGGTGTCGGAGAGAGCGGTTTGCTGAAGAAGTACCAAAGGCAGCGGCTGCAGGATACGATGTCGGTATTCGCGCTGACCGATGGATTGCACAGGCTTTTCGCCGCGCACAGCCCCTTGCTACGCGCCATTCGCAACCGGGGCATGAGCGCGGTGGACGGGTTGCCTGTACTAAAGAGCGCGCTGGTGCGACGTGCGTTGCATTGAATAATTCACTACTTCGAGGATGCAATGACTAAGTCAATGACGATGCTCTTGGCGGCGGCGGTTCTTGGGATTTCCATGCTGGGATTGGCCCATGCCGATGAAGAGTCCGTGCGAAAAGGCTTCACGGCGAAATTCCCCAAGGCCCACGTCCAGTCCGTCACCAAGATACCCAACATCGATCTGTACGAAGTCATCATCGGTACGGACGTGTACTACACCGACGACAATGTGCAATACCTCGTCGAGGGTAGTTTGACCGACCTGAAGACGGAGAAAAACCTCACCGCGGAGCGGCAACGCGAACTCAAGGAAACCCCCATCGCCTGGAAAGATTTGCCCTTGGATCTGGCGATCAAGAAGGTAAAGGGCAAGGGCGAGCGCAAGGTGGCGGTGTTCTCGGACCCGGACTGCCCCTTTTGCAAGCGCTTGGAAAATACTCTGAAGGATGTGGACAACGTCACCATCTATACCTTCTTGTTCCCGCTGGCGGATTTGCATCCCCAGGCCGTGGACCGCTCGCGCGCCATCTGGTGCTCGCCGGACCGCATCAAGGCATGGGACGATTACATGCTTAACGGTATGCAGCCCGGTAAGCATAAAGACTGCGACAGCCCCGTGGAAAAAGTGCTGGCCTACGGACAGAAGAAAAACATCAACTCGACGCCCACCCTGGTGTTTGCCAGCGGAAAGCGCGTCAACGGCGCTTATCCGCGAGACGCCATCGAGCAAAATCTCAACGGCAAGTAAGCTTCTGGGCAGGGTGCGGGGGGGCGCGAGCGTGCAGCAGTTTGCTCCGCTGTTGCTCGCGATGGGGCTCTCCGCGCTAGCGCACTTTTCCTTCCTCTACGGTTTCAAGCTCAAAGCTCCAGGCGATGCGTTGAGCGTGGGGGAAGAGCTCCACGCCCGGTTGCAATCCGTGGAGCCGGCCCGAATGCAGGATCTTCTAGGGCCGCCTCCAGAGAAGAAATACCGGCGCATTGCAGCGACGCACAGGGAGCTACCCGCCGTAGCGCCGCCGGAGCCTGAACCGAACGCGTCTTCCGCCGGCTCGCATCTTCCGGAACCCGCCGAAGCGCAGGCCGCCGCGATACCGCTCCTGGCGGACACTGCTACTTACACGGTTAGAGAGTTGGACGTTTTCCCCAAACCCTTGCTCGCTATCCAGCCGCCTTTTCCCAGGCGGGCGAGCGATGATCGCGTTTCAGGATACGTGACCTTGGACTTGGTGATCGACCAGCAAGGCGTCGTCGAGGAGGCAAAGGTATTGGAGGCCAATCCCGAAGGATATTTTGAAGAAGCCGCGTTGGAGAGTTTCAAGGCGGCGCACTTCTCCCCAGGGTACCGGGATGGAACACCGGTGCGAAGCCGGTTGGCGGTCAAGGTCGATTTCGAGTTGGGACGCAATGCGTCCGCCACGGATGCCAACCGCTAAACCTCTGTGGTGAACGGTTCTTAGTTCTTCCACGACTTTGGCAGCAATACCCAGGCGCGCAGGGGTTGGCGCATGCGCCCGGAGGTTTCTTCCGCACCGGTTCCCGTCCCTAGGAAAAGATCGGCCCGCACGGCGCCGCGTATCGCGCCCCCGGTGTCTTGCGCGACGGCGAGCCGGTTCAGGGGCTCTCCCCCTTGCGGCCAATTGGATTCGATGTACACGGGGGCGCCGAGGGGAATGCTGCGCGGGTCCACGGCAATGCTGTGACCCTCGGTGAGCGCTACTCCCTGAGTGCCTTTGGGACCATCGGCGGTATCGGGTTGCTCTTCGAAAAACACGTAGCTGGGATTGGTCTGCATGACCTGCGCCGCGTTTTGCGGGTTGCGCTGGAGCCACGCCCGTATGGATTGCAGGGAAACTTCTTGGAGTTCTCCGCGTTCAACAAGCGTCTTCCCGATGGCGCGGTAGGGATGGCCATTTTGGTCCGCATAGGCCAGGCGCACGGTTTCGCCCGATTCCAGCGCCACTTTGCCCGATCCCTGGATGTGCAAAAAGAATAGGGCGATGGCATCGTCCACCCAGAGCAACTCGCGGCCAGCCAAGGAGGCCTGCCCCGCTTCGATGTCGCCACGGGCATGGTAGGGCACGATTTTGTTGCCTACCACCCGTCCGCGCAGGCGGTGGTGAGAGAGTTCCGGGTAAAGCGCGCTCAATTCGATGCGAACCAGATCCCGCGGAACGGCGTAGACCGGATAGGTATAGGGCGGCTTCTTTTCTCGGCTACCGCGCAGCAGGGGTTCGTAGTAACCCGTCAGCAATCCCTGGGCGTTGCCTGTACCGTCGGTGATCTTGAACGGTGTGAACCACGTCTCGAAGTATGCGCGCAATGATGCGGGGCTGGCGGAGGCGAGGGCCGCGGATTGTTCACATACTTGCGACCATCTTGGATCCTTGGCGATCAAGGTGCAGCTGCGCAGGAACGCTGTCATCGCAGGGGCCAGGGCGCTGGAATTCCAGCCTGGT
Protein-coding sequences here:
- a CDS encoding DsbC family protein, whose product is MTKSMTMLLAAAVLGISMLGLAHADEESVRKGFTAKFPKAHVQSVTKIPNIDLYEVIIGTDVYYTDDNVQYLVEGSLTDLKTEKNLTAERQRELKETPIAWKDLPLDLAIKKVKGKGERKVAVFSDPDCPFCKRLENTLKDVDNVTIYTFLFPLADLHPQAVDRSRAIWCSPDRIKAWDDYMLNGMQPGKHKDCDSPVEKVLAYGQKKNINSTPTLVFASGKRVNGAYPRDAIEQNLNGK
- a CDS encoding transglycosylase — encoded protein: MTAFLRSCTLIAKDPRWSQVCEQSAALASASPASLRAYFETWFTPFKITDGTGNAQGLLTGYYEPLLRGSREKKPPYTYPVYAVPRDLVRIELSALYPELSHHRLRGRVVGNKIVPYHARGDIEAGQASLAGRELLWVDDAIALFFLHIQGSGKVALESGETVRLAYADQNGHPYRAIGKTLVERGELQEVSLQSIRAWLQRNPQNAAQVMQTNPSYVFFEEQPDTADGPKGTQGVALTEGHSIAVDPRSIPLGAPVYIESNWPQGGEPLNRLAVAQDTGGAIRGAVRADLFLGTGTGAEETSGRMRQPLRAWVLLPKSWKN
- a CDS encoding energy transducer TonB, with translation MQQFAPLLLAMGLSALAHFSFLYGFKLKAPGDALSVGEELHARLQSVEPARMQDLLGPPPEKKYRRIAATHRELPAVAPPEPEPNASSAGSHLPEPAEAQAAAIPLLADTATYTVRELDVFPKPLLAIQPPFPRRASDDRVSGYVTLDLVIDQQGVVEEAKVLEANPEGYFEEAALESFKAAHFSPGYRDGTPVRSRLAVKVDFELGRNASATDANR